One uncultured Carboxylicivirga sp. genomic window, AACCGATACACCATTGGCTGATAAAATAGTAGTAGTATCCTTCTCTGATATTTTTACTGTACTATTGTTTTTTGAAGCTTCTTCCTGTGTTTTAAAATATTCACCAGCATATTTAACTGTCCACGACCAGGTACAAATTGAATTGCCATGCGGATCAAAAGCTTCCAATTCAAGAACATCACCATCAAAGAAATTAGCAGGAAGCTCCATCTTTGCCATTCCAGTCTCACCTGGATCAAGTGCAGGTAGTGTTAGAATACCTTCGGATAATACCTCTTTTTTGGTACCTTTTAATGGTGAATCGATTGAATAAAGCTTGTATTGAGCCTTACAATCTTTTAGGTTGGTAAATAAGAAAGTATTTGAAATTGTAAAGTTTCCTTTAAATGACGGGGTGATGAACAACTGTTTAAACTGAATTGGAGCCCAAACTTCGCGCACTGTAAATACACTTCCTTCTTTTTCGCGGTATGGTCCCACAATACCATCGGGTGCACGAAAATCATCAGAATCCAGCTTGCCACCTCTGTCGGAACGTTTCACAGCATTATCGCAGAATGCCCACATAAAACCACCAGCAAATAGAGGGTGAGAGGTCCAGTTAACCCAGAAATCTTCCAAACCGGCACCATGTCCCTGGTCGTACATGCCATGCATAAATTCAGTTGGTAAAAATACTTTATATCCATTGGTAAAACGTGCAACACCAGTTAGGTAGGTGGGGTAATGGTGAGCGTCTACATCATTGAAATCTGCCCAGGGATGAATCACATGTCTTTTTTGTGGATCGTAATCGGCAAAATGAGCATCCAGATCGTAATTCCATCCACCTTCGTTACCGTTACTCCAGATAACAATACTCGGGTGATTTACATCGCGTGTCACCATTTCTTTTTGCAACTTAGCACCAACCTTTGAGTCGTAACAATTCTGCCAGCCTGCCAGCTCATCCATTACAAATAAACCAATTGAATCACACATGTCAAGAAAGTGTGGATCAGGAGGATAGTGAAAACGTACAGCATTTATGTTCATTTCCTTCATCAACAGTACGTCCGACTTACTGATCTCACGGCTGGTAGTTCTTCCTCCGTCGGGATGGAAGGAGTGACGATTGATACCTTTCATTACTATCTTGGTATCGTTAACATAAATACCGTCTTTAGGTCGAAATTCAACGGTTCTGAAACCAATACGCGAGTTCCATGTGTGTAATGTCTTGTTATTTTTATCAATTAGCTTCAGGTTTAAAACATACAACTGTGGAAATTCAGGATTCCAGTTAATTACGTTATCCCATTTTGTGCTGATAGTTTGTTTTAATTCATTGTCTTTTAATAGTATTGATGCTTCTTTAAAGGTACCTTCTCCTGTAAGTGGTTCAATAGAAGCAATTATTTTAGCTCCTGTTAAGGGTGCTGATAAATCAACATTGGCCTGTAAAGTACCATCGGCGCGGGCATCTACAGCTACATGCGAAATGGCTTGTTGAGGTTTAGCTTCAAGGTAAACCGGACGGTATATTCCACCAAACAGCCACCAGTCTGCCATTCTTTCGGCACGGTTAATACTTGCGTTTTCGGAGTGTTTATGTACAATAACTTCCAGTTTGTTTTTCTTACCTACCAGAAGTTTATCAGTTATGTCATATGAAAAGCGATAAAAACCACCCTGATGCATTTCACCAGCTTTATGGCCGTTTACATATACTTCTGTGTCGGTCAT contains:
- a CDS encoding glycoside hydrolase family 2 TIM barrel-domain containing protein; protein product: MKRNLFLICSILLTTLIVKGQSTEQMYLSGTGLDNTVTWDFLCSGGNNSGKWGKIQVPSQWELQGYGEYTYGRWYKKGEEVSKETGTYRHSFKVPKSWSDKQVSIVFEGSMTDTEVYVNGHKAGEMHQGGFYRFSYDITDKLLVGKKNKLEVIVHKHSENASINRAERMADWWLFGGIYRPVYLEAKPQQAISHVAVDARADGTLQANVDLSAPLTGAKIIASIEPLTGEGTFKEASILLKDNELKQTISTKWDNVINWNPEFPQLYVLNLKLIDKNNKTLHTWNSRIGFRTVEFRPKDGIYVNDTKIVMKGINRHSFHPDGGRTTSREISKSDVLLMKEMNINAVRFHYPPDPHFLDMCDSIGLFVMDELAGWQNCYDSKVGAKLQKEMVTRDVNHPSIVIWSNGNEGGWNYDLDAHFADYDPQKRHVIHPWADFNDVDAHHYPTYLTGVARFTNGYKVFLPTEFMHGMYDQGHGAGLEDFWVNWTSHPLFAGGFMWAFCDNAVKRSDRGGKLDSDDFRAPDGIVGPYREKEGSVFTVREVWAPIQFKQLFITPSFKGNFTISNTFLFTNLKDCKAQYKLYSIDSPLKGTKKEVLSEGILTLPALDPGETGMAKMELPANFFDGDVLELEAFDPHGNSICTWSWTVKYAGEYFKTQEEASKNNSTVKISEKDTTTILSANGVSVTFNQSNGQLVKITNPNGEIPFNNGPVAVGMKIQFKEYYTRQDENSAIFVAKYLGAIDSIVWTMNADGLLKMDAVMLNRARGGQGFDDAFTDDAIYNFGLSFSYPEELAKGMEWFGRGPYRVWKNRIKGTNYNLWQKDYNNTITGESEYGLTYPEFKGYHANLYWATIESDKAPFTVYAETDGVFMRVFTPEEPKGRQNGRRTMPGFPEGDISFLYDIPAIQSFKPTSQQGPHSQPGNIRIKVGDEGIRMVLNFDFRSN